Proteins from one Amycolatopsis benzoatilytica AK 16/65 genomic window:
- the pgl gene encoding 6-phosphogluconolactonase, whose product MSRTEVVVYENPDLLAAAAAARLVTRIVDVQAARGAASVVLTGGGTGIAVLRELNESSARDAIDWSRLDVYWGDERFVPADSDERNEKGAREALLDHVPLAPERVHAMAPSDGEFGDDVDAAAEAYAKVLADAAGPGADVPEFDIMLLGLGGEGHTASLFPETAEVRETHRSVVPVRDCPKPPPTRVSLTLRAIRRAREVWLMTAGTAKADAVAQALAGAPETQIPVSGARGYRRTLWLLDREAAGKLTKVYQPPAE is encoded by the coding sequence GTGAGCCGCACCGAGGTCGTCGTCTACGAAAACCCGGACCTGCTGGCCGCGGCCGCCGCGGCCCGGCTGGTGACCCGGATCGTGGACGTGCAGGCAGCCCGCGGCGCGGCGTCGGTGGTGCTCACCGGCGGCGGCACCGGCATCGCGGTGCTGCGCGAGCTGAACGAGTCCAGCGCACGCGACGCCATCGACTGGTCGCGCCTCGACGTCTACTGGGGCGACGAGCGGTTCGTCCCGGCGGATTCGGACGAGCGCAACGAGAAGGGCGCCCGCGAGGCCCTGCTCGACCACGTCCCGCTGGCGCCGGAGCGGGTGCACGCGATGGCCCCGTCCGACGGCGAGTTCGGCGACGACGTGGACGCGGCCGCCGAGGCGTACGCGAAGGTGCTCGCGGACGCCGCCGGCCCTGGCGCCGACGTCCCGGAGTTCGACATCATGCTGCTCGGCCTCGGCGGCGAGGGGCACACGGCGTCGCTGTTCCCGGAAACCGCCGAGGTGCGCGAAACGCACCGCTCGGTGGTCCCGGTGCGTGACTGCCCGAAGCCTCCGCCGACGCGGGTGTCGCTCACCTTGCGCGCCATCCGCCGCGCCCGCGAGGTGTGGCTGATGACAGCAGGCACGGCGAAGGCGGACGCGGTGGCGCAGGCCCTGGCAGGCGCGCCGGAGACACAGATCCCAGTCTCCGGCGCTCGCGGCTACCGGCGGACGCTGTGGCTCCTCGACCGCGAGGCGGCGGGGAAGCTGACGAAGGTCTACCAGCCGCCTGCCGAATAG
- the opcA gene encoding glucose-6-phosphate dehydrogenase assembly protein OpcA codes for MIIDLPSTTTSALNKKLVEIREQGGQVALGRVLTLVIVADDDAKLEDAIEAANDASREHPSRVIVVAKGARTAAPRIDGQIRVGGDAGASEVIVLRLYGPLASQGQSAVVPLLLPDAPIVTWWPGAGPKAPAEDPLGQLAQRRITDSAAEKSPIRALTTRAKAYVEGDTDLAWTRLTHWRAQLVSALDLPPYEEVLGATVTGEADSPSTELLAGWLAEYLKVPVHRVKSSSAQGIISVKLERKSGAIELSRPDGRVGALTQPGQPQRRISLQRRTNPDCLVEELRRLDPDEVYEASLHGLHKIAPNAPKAAAPKAAEPKAAASKAAAPKAAAKRKAAEKSAS; via the coding sequence GTGATCATCGACCTGCCGTCGACCACGACGTCGGCGCTGAACAAGAAACTGGTGGAGATCCGCGAGCAGGGCGGCCAGGTCGCCCTCGGCCGGGTGCTCACCCTGGTGATCGTCGCTGACGACGACGCCAAGCTCGAGGACGCCATCGAGGCGGCCAACGACGCCAGCCGCGAGCACCCGTCGCGGGTGATCGTAGTGGCGAAGGGCGCGCGCACCGCCGCACCGCGGATCGATGGCCAGATCCGGGTCGGCGGCGACGCCGGCGCGAGCGAGGTCATCGTGCTGCGGCTGTACGGTCCGCTGGCTTCACAGGGGCAGAGCGCGGTCGTACCGCTGCTGCTGCCGGACGCGCCGATCGTCACCTGGTGGCCCGGCGCGGGCCCGAAGGCGCCCGCGGAGGACCCGCTGGGCCAGCTCGCGCAGCGGCGGATCACCGACTCGGCCGCGGAGAAGAGCCCGATAAGAGCTCTCACCACGCGGGCGAAGGCGTACGTCGAAGGCGACACCGACTTGGCGTGGACGCGGCTGACGCACTGGCGGGCTCAGCTGGTGTCGGCGCTGGACCTGCCGCCGTACGAGGAGGTGCTGGGCGCGACTGTGACCGGGGAGGCCGACTCGCCCTCGACCGAACTGCTCGCGGGCTGGCTCGCCGAGTACCTGAAGGTGCCGGTGCACCGGGTCAAGAGCTCCAGCGCGCAGGGCATCATCTCGGTGAAGCTGGAGCGGAAGTCGGGTGCGATCGAGCTGAGCCGGCCGGACGGCCGCGTCGGCGCGCTGACCCAGCCGGGCCAGCCGCAGCGGCGGATTTCGCTGCAGCGGCGCACCAATCCGGACTGCCTGGTCGAGGAGCTGCGCCGGCTGGACCCGGACGAGGTGTACGAGGCTTCGCTGCACGGCCTGCACAAGATCGCCCCGAACGCACCGAAGGCCGCTGCCCCCAAGGCCGCTGAGCCCAAGGCCGCCGCGTCTAAGGCCGCTGCCCCCAAGGCCGCCGCCAAGCGCAAGGCAGCGGAAAAGAGCGCGTCGTGA
- the zwf gene encoding glucose-6-phosphate dehydrogenase produces MTWRNPLRDPRDKRLPRIAGPSSLVIFGVTGDLARKKLMPAIYDLAHRGLLPAGFSLVGFARRDWEHQDFGELVHDSVREHARTPFKESVWNRLAEGIRFVQGTFDDDDAFDRLAKTLRELDEARGTGGNTAFYLSIPPGAFPVVTKQLARSGLAESDDKSWRRVVIEKPFGHDLKSAKELNGIVNDVFPEESVFRIDHYLGKETVQNILALRFANQLFEPIWNANYIDHVQITMAEDIGLGGRAGYYDGIGAARDVIQNHLLQLLAFTAMDEPLSFEPKALRSEKAKVLAATKPMLPLDQTSARGQYSGGWQGGTKVPGLLQEAGFAKDSKTETYAAVTLEVQNRRWAGVPFYLRTGKRLGRRVTEIAVVFKRAPHLPFDSTQTEELGQNALVIRVQPDEGITLRFGSKVPGTTMEVRDVTMDFGYGHAFTESSPEAYERLILDVLLGEPSLFPVNDEVELSWEILDPVLDHWAKLGSAPEQYSPGSWGPKAADEMLERTGRHWRRP; encoded by the coding sequence GTGACCTGGCGCAACCCGCTGCGGGATCCGCGCGACAAGCGGCTGCCGCGCATCGCGGGACCGTCCAGCCTGGTGATCTTCGGCGTGACCGGCGACCTGGCGCGCAAGAAGCTGATGCCCGCCATCTACGACCTGGCGCACCGCGGGCTGCTGCCCGCCGGTTTCTCGCTGGTCGGCTTCGCCCGCCGGGACTGGGAGCACCAGGACTTCGGCGAGCTCGTGCACGATTCGGTGCGCGAGCACGCGCGGACGCCGTTCAAGGAGTCGGTGTGGAACCGGCTCGCCGAGGGCATCCGGTTCGTCCAGGGCACCTTCGACGACGACGACGCGTTCGACCGGCTCGCCAAGACCCTGCGCGAACTGGACGAGGCACGCGGCACCGGCGGCAACACCGCGTTCTACCTGTCTATCCCGCCGGGCGCGTTCCCGGTGGTCACGAAGCAGCTGGCGCGGTCCGGTCTCGCCGAGTCCGACGACAAGAGCTGGCGCCGCGTGGTGATCGAGAAGCCGTTCGGGCACGACCTGAAGAGCGCCAAGGAGCTCAACGGGATCGTGAACGACGTCTTCCCCGAGGAGTCGGTGTTCCGCATCGACCACTACCTCGGCAAGGAGACGGTGCAGAACATCCTGGCGCTGCGGTTCGCGAACCAGCTGTTCGAGCCGATCTGGAACGCGAACTACATCGACCACGTGCAGATCACCATGGCCGAGGACATCGGCCTCGGCGGCCGCGCGGGGTACTACGACGGGATCGGCGCCGCCCGCGACGTCATCCAGAACCACCTGCTGCAACTGCTCGCCTTCACCGCGATGGACGAGCCGCTGTCGTTCGAGCCGAAGGCACTGCGTTCGGAGAAGGCGAAGGTGCTGGCGGCCACCAAGCCGATGCTGCCGCTCGACCAGACCTCCGCGCGCGGGCAGTACTCCGGCGGCTGGCAGGGCGGCACGAAGGTGCCGGGCCTGCTGCAGGAAGCCGGGTTCGCGAAGGACTCGAAGACCGAGACCTACGCCGCGGTGACGCTGGAGGTGCAGAACCGCCGCTGGGCGGGCGTGCCGTTCTACCTGCGCACCGGCAAGCGGCTCGGCCGCCGGGTCACCGAGATCGCGGTCGTGTTCAAGCGCGCGCCGCACCTGCCGTTCGACTCCACGCAGACCGAGGAGCTGGGGCAGAACGCGCTGGTCATCCGCGTGCAGCCGGACGAGGGCATCACGCTGCGGTTCGGGTCGAAGGTGCCGGGGACCACGATGGAGGTCCGCGACGTCACGATGGACTTCGGTTACGGCCACGCGTTCACCGAGTCGTCGCCGGAGGCCTACGAGCGGCTGATCCTCGACGTGCTGCTGGGCGAGCCGTCGCTGTTCCCGGTCAATGACGAGGTCGAGCTGTCCTGGGAGATCCTGGACCCGGTGCTCGACCACTGGGCCAAGCTCGGCTCCGCGCCGGAGCAGTACTCGCCGGGCAGCTGGGGACCGAAGGCGGCGGACGAGATGCTGGAACGTACCGGCAGGCACTGGAGGCGTCCGTGA
- the tal gene encoding transaldolase, with protein MTDRLAQLSEAGVSIWLDDLSRERLTSGSLAALVRDKHVVGVTTNPTIFANALSDGAAYDSQVKELAERGADLDATVRELTTTDVRNAADLFRDVYNATNGVDGRVSIEVDPRLAKDTEKTVAEAKDLWKTVDRPNVMIKIPATEEGLPAITAVLAEGISVNVTLIFSVERYQAVIDAFFAGLEQAKANGHDLKGIHSVASFFVSRVDSEVDKRLNALGTDEAKSLLGEAAIANARLAYAAFEKLFATDRWKELAEAGANAQRPLWASTGVKDPAYSDTRYVDELTVKDVVNTMPEKTMDAVADHAEITGDTVSGKGAQAQAVFDKLSAAGIDVPDVFVTLETEGVEKFEKSWQELLDTVTGQLNKAKG; from the coding sequence ATGACTGACCGTCTCGCGCAGCTGTCCGAGGCCGGCGTCTCGATCTGGCTGGACGACCTGTCCCGGGAGCGCCTGACCTCCGGCAGCCTCGCCGCGCTGGTCCGCGACAAGCACGTCGTCGGCGTGACCACCAACCCGACGATCTTCGCGAACGCGCTGTCCGACGGCGCGGCCTACGACTCGCAGGTCAAGGAACTCGCCGAGCGCGGCGCGGACCTGGACGCCACTGTCCGCGAGCTGACCACCACCGACGTGCGCAACGCCGCGGACCTGTTCCGCGACGTGTACAACGCCACCAACGGCGTCGACGGCCGGGTTTCCATCGAGGTGGACCCGCGCCTGGCCAAGGACACCGAGAAGACGGTGGCCGAGGCCAAGGACCTGTGGAAGACCGTCGACCGGCCGAACGTGATGATCAAGATCCCGGCCACCGAAGAGGGCCTGCCGGCCATCACCGCGGTACTCGCCGAGGGCATCAGCGTCAACGTCACGCTGATCTTCTCGGTCGAGCGCTACCAGGCCGTCATCGACGCCTTCTTCGCCGGTTTGGAGCAGGCGAAGGCCAACGGGCATGACCTCAAGGGCATCCACTCGGTCGCCTCGTTCTTCGTGTCCCGAGTGGACAGTGAAGTCGACAAGCGGCTGAACGCGCTGGGCACCGACGAGGCCAAGTCACTGCTCGGCGAAGCGGCCATCGCCAACGCGCGCCTCGCGTACGCGGCTTTCGAGAAGCTGTTCGCCACCGACCGCTGGAAGGAGCTCGCCGAAGCCGGCGCGAATGCGCAGCGGCCGCTGTGGGCATCCACTGGCGTGAAGGACCCGGCCTACTCCGACACCCGCTACGTCGACGAGCTCACGGTCAAGGACGTGGTCAACACGATGCCGGAGAAGACCATGGACGCGGTCGCCGACCACGCCGAGATCACCGGTGACACGGTGTCCGGCAAGGGCGCGCAGGCGCAGGCCGTGTTCGACAAGCTGTCCGCGGCCGGCATCGACGTGCCGGACGTGTTCGTCACCCTCGAAACCGAGGGCGTCGAGAAGTTCGAGAAGTCCTGGCAGGAACTGCTGGACACGGTGACCGGCCAGCTGAACAAGGCGAAGGGCTGA
- the tkt gene encoding transketolase, which translates to MSETSSSETNPLLRRTSPADWTETDTRAVDTARVLAADAVENVGNGHPGTAMSLAPLAYTLFQRTMRHDPADPHWAGRDRFVLSAGHSSLTLYIQLFLAGFGLELEDLEQLRRWGSKTPGHPEYGHTKGVETTTGPLGQGLANAVGMAMAARRERGLLDPDAAAGESIFDHHIYVIASDGDIEEGVTSEASSIAGRQQLGNLVVFYDDNKISIEDDTNIALSEDVALRYEAYGWHVQTVEGGEDVVAIEAAIKAAQEETSRPSIIVLRTIIGYPAPTKMNTGKAHGAALGAEEVAGVKKALGFDPEKSFQVEDAVLAHTRQALTRGEKLRSEWQVRYDEWAEANPERKKLADRLATRTLPEGFADNLPTWAPDPKGVATRKASGEVLNALAEPLPELWGGSADLAESNNTTMKGADSFGPAEAGTDMWNTNPYGRTLHFGIREHAMGSILNGIALHGGTRPYGATFLTFSDYMRPPVRLAALMKAPVIYVWTHDSIGLGEDGPTHQPIEQVAALRAIPGLNVVRPADANETAYAWKAVLEDTTAPAGFALTRQNVPVLEGTSAEGVKKGGYVLAEASNGAPEVVLIATGSEVQLAVAARETLEADGVPTSVVSMPCVEWFEAQDQEYRDAVLPPSVKARVSVEAGIAMPWHRFTGDAGENVSIEHYGASADAATLFREFGFTAEAVVDAARRSLANTKN; encoded by the coding sequence GTGTCCGAAACCTCTAGCAGCGAGACCAACCCCTTGCTCCGGCGCACCTCGCCGGCCGACTGGACCGAGACCGACACCCGCGCCGTGGACACCGCCCGCGTGCTGGCCGCGGACGCGGTCGAGAACGTCGGCAACGGGCACCCCGGCACCGCGATGAGCCTGGCCCCGCTGGCCTACACGCTGTTCCAGCGCACCATGCGGCACGACCCGGCCGACCCGCACTGGGCCGGGCGCGACCGGTTCGTGCTCTCCGCCGGGCACTCCAGCCTGACGCTCTACATCCAGCTGTTCCTCGCCGGGTTCGGCCTCGAGCTGGAAGACCTCGAGCAGCTGCGCCGCTGGGGCTCGAAGACCCCGGGCCACCCGGAGTACGGCCACACCAAGGGCGTCGAAACCACCACCGGCCCGCTGGGCCAGGGCCTGGCGAACGCGGTCGGCATGGCGATGGCCGCCCGCCGCGAGCGCGGCCTGCTGGACCCGGACGCCGCCGCCGGCGAGAGCATCTTCGACCACCACATCTACGTGATCGCCTCCGACGGCGACATCGAAGAGGGCGTCACCTCGGAGGCCTCGTCCATCGCGGGCCGCCAGCAGCTGGGCAACCTGGTCGTCTTCTACGACGACAACAAGATCTCCATCGAAGACGACACCAACATCGCGCTGTCCGAGGACGTCGCCCTGCGGTACGAGGCGTACGGCTGGCACGTGCAGACCGTCGAGGGCGGCGAGGACGTCGTGGCGATCGAGGCCGCGATCAAGGCCGCGCAGGAGGAGACCTCCCGGCCGTCGATCATCGTCCTGCGCACGATCATCGGCTACCCGGCCCCGACCAAGATGAACACCGGCAAGGCGCACGGCGCGGCGCTCGGCGCGGAAGAGGTCGCCGGCGTCAAGAAGGCGCTGGGCTTCGACCCGGAGAAGTCCTTCCAGGTCGAGGACGCGGTGCTGGCGCACACCCGCCAGGCGCTGACTCGCGGCGAGAAGCTGCGGTCGGAGTGGCAGGTCCGCTACGACGAGTGGGCCGAAGCCAACCCGGAGCGCAAGAAGCTCGCCGACCGGCTGGCCACCCGCACGCTGCCCGAGGGCTTCGCGGACAACCTGCCGACCTGGGCCCCGGACCCGAAGGGCGTCGCGACCCGCAAGGCGTCCGGCGAGGTGCTCAACGCGCTGGCCGAGCCGCTGCCGGAACTGTGGGGCGGTTCCGCGGACCTCGCGGAGAGCAACAACACCACCATGAAGGGCGCCGACTCGTTCGGCCCGGCCGAGGCCGGCACCGACATGTGGAACACCAACCCGTACGGCCGGACGCTGCACTTCGGCATCCGCGAGCACGCGATGGGCTCGATCCTGAACGGCATCGCGCTGCACGGCGGCACCCGCCCGTACGGTGCCACCTTCCTCACCTTCTCCGACTACATGCGCCCGCCGGTTCGGCTGGCCGCGCTGATGAAGGCGCCGGTCATCTACGTGTGGACGCACGACTCGATCGGTCTCGGCGAGGACGGCCCGACGCACCAGCCGATCGAGCAGGTCGCCGCTCTGCGCGCGATCCCGGGCCTCAACGTCGTCCGCCCGGCGGATGCCAACGAGACCGCGTACGCGTGGAAGGCCGTCCTGGAGGACACCACCGCGCCGGCCGGCTTCGCGCTGACCCGCCAGAACGTGCCGGTGCTCGAGGGCACCAGCGCCGAAGGCGTCAAGAAGGGCGGCTACGTGCTGGCCGAGGCTTCCAACGGCGCCCCGGAGGTCGTGCTGATCGCCACCGGTTCCGAGGTCCAGCTGGCCGTCGCGGCCCGCGAGACGCTGGAGGCCGACGGCGTGCCGACCAGCGTCGTGTCGATGCCGTGTGTCGAGTGGTTCGAGGCGCAGGACCAGGAGTACCGGGACGCGGTCCTGCCGCCGTCGGTCAAGGCCCGCGTTTCGGTCGAGGCCGGCATCGCGATGCCGTGGCACCGCTTCACCGGCGACGCCGGCGAGAACGTCTCCATCGAGCACTACGGCGCTTCGGCCGACGCGGCCACGCTGTTCCGCGAGTTCGGCTTCACCGCCGAGGCCGTGGTCGACGCCGCCCGCCGTTCGCTCGCCAACACCAAGAACTGA
- a CDS encoding heme o synthase codes for MSLVNAAHGRSEDTSAVPPDGERPRGARRSFRQVAGAYAALAKPRVIELLLVTTIPAMFLAGRQVPSPWLVVATLIGGTMAAGSANALNCVIDSDIDKVMNRTKRRPLVKDSVPRRNALIFGLVLGVASFVVLYFTVNLLSAILAIATILFYIFVYTLGLKRRTSQNVVWGGAAGCMPVVIGWAAVTGTVQWPAFVMFGVIFFWTPPHTWALGMKYRDDYERAGVPMLPVVATAEHVARQIVIYSWVMVAWTLLLLPVTSWLYATFAVLAGGWFLFYAHRLQAAVHRGEETKPMALFHRSNTYLMIVFVALAVDSAIGLPALGFPF; via the coding sequence ATGTCGTTGGTGAACGCTGCGCACGGACGCAGTGAGGACACCAGCGCCGTACCCCCGGACGGCGAACGACCGCGCGGGGCCCGGCGAAGCTTCCGCCAGGTGGCCGGCGCGTACGCCGCGCTCGCCAAGCCGCGCGTGATCGAGCTTCTGCTGGTCACCACGATCCCGGCGATGTTCCTCGCCGGGCGGCAGGTGCCGAGCCCGTGGCTGGTGGTCGCGACGCTGATCGGCGGCACGATGGCCGCGGGCAGCGCGAACGCGCTCAACTGCGTGATCGACAGCGACATCGACAAGGTCATGAACCGCACCAAGCGGCGGCCGCTGGTGAAGGACTCGGTGCCGCGGCGCAACGCGCTGATCTTCGGCCTGGTCCTCGGCGTCGCGTCGTTCGTGGTCCTGTACTTCACGGTGAACCTGCTGTCGGCGATCCTCGCGATCGCGACGATCCTTTTCTACATCTTCGTGTACACCTTGGGCCTCAAGCGGCGGACGTCGCAGAACGTGGTCTGGGGCGGCGCGGCGGGCTGCATGCCGGTGGTGATCGGCTGGGCGGCGGTCACCGGCACCGTGCAGTGGCCGGCGTTCGTGATGTTCGGCGTGATCTTCTTCTGGACGCCGCCGCACACCTGGGCGCTGGGCATGAAGTACCGCGACGACTACGAGCGGGCCGGCGTGCCGATGCTCCCGGTGGTCGCCACCGCCGAGCACGTGGCCCGGCAGATCGTCATCTACTCGTGGGTGATGGTCGCCTGGACGCTGCTGCTGCTCCCGGTCACCAGCTGGCTGTACGCGACCTTCGCGGTGCTGGCCGGCGGCTGGTTCCTCTTCTACGCGCACCGGCTGCAGGCGGCCGTGCACCGCGGTGAGGAGACCAAGCCGATGGCGCTGTTCCACCGCTCGAACACCTACCTGATGATCGTGTTCGTGGCGCTGGCGGTCGACTCCGCGATCGGGCTTCCCGCGCTCGGCTTCCCGTTCTGA
- a CDS encoding HelD family protein, whose protein sequence is MPEEPAYEAELSREQAYTDALFAKLDAERTQTERRLADALRQTGGTPQARTERDAATALHTDRLAQLGSVEQGLCFGRLDFVPGVSDEETAYIGRLGLFDEDDDYRPLLIDWRAPVARPFYLATAASPDGVRRRRHLRSLSRRVTGFDDEILDLTAADQGQDLGLAGEAALLAALERRRTGEMADIVATIQAEQDRIIRAPLGGVMVVQGAPGTGKTAVALHRAAYLLYTHRQQLTTRGVLVVGPNPTFLRYIGQVLPSLGETGVLLATIGQLWPGLDADGVESAAAAEVKGRLVMADVLTKAVRDRQRVPDPVIEIEHEREILKLDRKTCTQARTRARRSRRPHNLARRLFVSDLLDSLTRQAARGLGEDLLDAQDVQDIRAELAASPAVAAAIDSLWPKLTPGGVLDDLFADREHRDLAAGDLLSEEDRQHLESGRDAKWTPADVPLLDELAELLGTDDSEEAAEEKRRERVERAYAEGVLDILEQDEEIQDEEVLRVSDVLDAEMFAERQQARSELTAAQRAAQDRTWTFGHVIVDEAQELSAMDWRLLMRRTPNRSMTLVGDVAQTGAAGGARTWDEVLSPYVADRWRLEQLTVNYRTPAEIMAVAAGVLAELDVDLAAPASVRETGVPPWGVRVSSLDEELPALVAAELSAVDGGTVAVLVPAGRADEVAKLLPADERLSVLTVDRSKGLEFDGVVLVAPDEIVAGSARGLNDLYVALTRATQRLGVVATGVPVPALGGLG, encoded by the coding sequence TTGCCCGAGGAACCGGCCTACGAAGCCGAGCTGAGCCGCGAACAGGCCTACACCGACGCCCTGTTCGCGAAGCTCGACGCCGAACGGACCCAGACCGAGCGGCGGCTCGCCGACGCACTGCGCCAGACTGGCGGCACGCCGCAGGCGCGCACCGAACGCGACGCCGCGACCGCCCTGCACACCGACCGGCTCGCCCAGCTCGGCTCGGTCGAGCAGGGATTGTGCTTCGGGCGGTTGGACTTCGTCCCCGGCGTCAGCGACGAGGAAACCGCCTACATCGGACGGCTCGGCCTGTTCGACGAGGACGACGACTACCGGCCGCTGCTGATCGACTGGCGCGCTCCGGTCGCGCGGCCGTTCTACCTCGCTACCGCTGCTTCGCCGGACGGCGTCCGCCGCCGTCGGCATCTGCGGTCGCTGAGCCGCCGCGTCACCGGGTTCGACGACGAGATACTCGACCTCACTGCCGCCGACCAGGGCCAGGACCTCGGCCTGGCCGGCGAGGCGGCGCTGCTCGCGGCGCTGGAGCGGCGCCGGACCGGCGAGATGGCCGACATCGTCGCGACCATCCAGGCCGAACAGGACCGGATCATCCGCGCGCCGCTCGGCGGCGTGATGGTGGTGCAGGGCGCGCCCGGCACCGGCAAGACCGCGGTTGCGCTGCACCGCGCCGCGTACCTGCTCTACACGCACCGGCAGCAGTTGACGACGCGCGGCGTGCTGGTGGTCGGCCCGAACCCGACCTTCCTGCGCTACATCGGACAGGTGCTGCCCTCGCTCGGCGAGACCGGTGTGCTGCTGGCGACGATCGGCCAGCTGTGGCCGGGGCTGGACGCCGACGGCGTCGAGTCGGCGGCGGCGGCCGAGGTGAAGGGCCGGCTGGTGATGGCCGACGTGCTGACCAAGGCGGTCCGCGACCGGCAGCGAGTGCCGGATCCGGTGATCGAGATCGAGCACGAGCGCGAAATCCTCAAGCTGGACCGGAAAACCTGCACCCAGGCTCGTACCCGTGCGCGCCGGTCGCGGCGGCCGCACAACCTCGCGCGGCGGCTGTTCGTGTCCGATCTGCTCGACTCGCTGACCCGGCAGGCCGCGCGCGGGCTGGGCGAGGATCTGCTGGACGCGCAGGACGTGCAGGACATCCGCGCCGAGCTGGCGGCGAGCCCGGCGGTGGCCGCCGCGATCGACTCGCTGTGGCCGAAGCTCACCCCGGGCGGCGTGCTGGACGACCTGTTCGCCGACCGCGAACACCGTGATCTGGCGGCCGGCGACCTGCTGTCCGAAGAGGACCGCCAGCACCTGGAGAGCGGTCGCGACGCGAAGTGGACGCCGGCTGACGTGCCGCTGCTGGACGAGCTGGCCGAGCTGCTCGGCACCGACGACAGCGAGGAAGCGGCCGAGGAGAAGCGCCGAGAACGCGTCGAGCGCGCGTATGCCGAAGGCGTGCTGGACATCCTGGAACAGGACGAGGAAATCCAGGACGAGGAAGTCCTGCGGGTGTCCGACGTGCTGGACGCGGAGATGTTCGCCGAGCGGCAGCAGGCGCGCAGCGAGCTGACCGCCGCGCAGCGGGCCGCCCAGGACCGGACCTGGACCTTCGGGCACGTGATCGTGGACGAGGCGCAGGAACTGTCCGCGATGGACTGGCGGCTGCTGATGCGCCGCACGCCGAACCGGTCGATGACGCTGGTCGGCGACGTCGCGCAAACCGGAGCCGCCGGGGGAGCGCGGACCTGGGACGAGGTGCTTTCGCCGTACGTCGCGGACCGGTGGCGGCTGGAGCAGCTGACCGTGAACTACCGGACGCCGGCGGAGATCATGGCAGTGGCGGCCGGGGTGCTCGCCGAACTCGACGTCGACCTGGCCGCGCCCGCTTCGGTGCGGGAGACCGGCGTGCCGCCGTGGGGAGTGCGGGTTTCTTCGCTGGACGAGGAATTGCCCGCGCTGGTCGCGGCCGAACTGTCCGCTGTGGACGGTGGAACGGTCGCGGTGCTGGTCCCGGCCGGGCGCGCGGACGAGGTCGCGAAGCTGCTGCCCGCGGACGAGAGGCTGAGCGTGCTGACCGTCGACCGGTCGAAGGGGCTGGAGTTCGACGGCGTCGTGCTGGTGGCACCGGACGAGATCGTGGCCGGCTCGGCGCGCGGGCTGAACGACCTGTACGTGGCGCTGACCCGGGCGACGCAGCGGCTTGGCGTCGTGGCGACGGGTGTGCCGGTGCCCGCGCTGGGTGGACTTGGCTGA
- a CDS encoding FKBP-type peptidyl-prolyl cis-trans isomerase, which translates to MQRIGRIAVVSACAAVVAFGLTACSGDSSAAPANPNPNRECTADDIKTTGNFGEAPTITIPDDCTPPKKLITKDLSTGTGPVAAQGAKLSMNYSLVTWSDKKKLDSSFDRGQPFTLTLGAGEVIKGWDQGLAGIKQGTRRLLIVPPDLGYGQGGRGIAPNETLVFVTDAVAVS; encoded by the coding sequence ATGCAGAGAATCGGCAGGATCGCAGTCGTCAGCGCGTGTGCGGCGGTCGTCGCGTTCGGACTCACCGCCTGCAGCGGCGACAGCAGCGCGGCTCCGGCGAACCCGAACCCGAACCGCGAGTGCACCGCGGACGACATCAAGACCACCGGGAACTTCGGCGAGGCGCCGACGATCACCATCCCGGACGACTGCACCCCGCCGAAGAAGCTGATCACCAAGGACCTGTCGACCGGCACCGGTCCGGTCGCGGCACAGGGCGCGAAGCTGTCGATGAACTATTCGCTGGTCACCTGGTCGGACAAGAAGAAGCTGGACAGCTCGTTCGATCGCGGTCAGCCGTTCACCTTGACGCTCGGCGCGGGTGAAGTGATCAAGGGCTGGGACCAGGGTTTGGCAGGCATCAAGCAGGGCACGCGGCGGCTGCTGATCGTCCCGCCCGACCTCGGGTACGGCCAGGGCGGGCGAGGCATCGCTCCGAACGAGACGCTGGTGTTCGTGACCGACGCCGTCGCCGTCTCCTGA